A region of the Parambassis ranga chromosome 24, fParRan2.1, whole genome shotgun sequence genome:
GCAAGGTGAGTAAAATTTTAAGAACAACAGCCACCCTCAAATGGCTATAGAGGGTTAAAACTTGGTTTTAGGGTAAAGGTTGTGATAAGGTTTAGGTCAGAGTTATGGACTCAGTGCTGATGGTTAAAGTTAAAGAAAACTAAAAGATGGTCTGTGTTGGGCCTGTTTTGTGATCTTTAACAGAGTGAATCTGAGTGACACTCTGAAACAGCCAGACCAACTTAACAGACtgaattgtttttttacagaatctggACAGCGCAAACACTTTTTGGGAGCATTCTTAATGTGCTTTGAAAAtgtgttctttatttattttgataaaataaaataaataaatttgccATTGTATTTGAAAAGCTTTGATTTGGGAGTGCTAGGATTGATTCATAGCTTCAAACATAAGTATGTTGACATTCACAGAAATAAGCTGACATGTCTCAAAcacaccactagagggcactcaAAGATTACATGATGGCTGGAACAGATAGGATTTCTCATTCAGGTAGAATTAAGGTGgaaaaatatgtatgtatgtatgtatatgtagtGGTTGCCATCAGGCCATTTTCTATAGGCGGTCATGAAATCCACATGAGACACCACTGTCTGCACGTAAAGTGAGTGCAAAGTCATGAGCTGAGTAAGTATAGGGGATAAAAAAGAATGTGAAAAATACaggaacttcctgttttatggtAAATAATCATGTTTGCAGCTCTACCACACAATCACATGAAAACGTAAGGTTCTTTCCTGAGACAGGGTTTGCTAAAATACAGCATGTGCAAGGTTTTAATAAACATCAGTCTTCCTGCTGGGTTTAGATTCCTTATAAATAGTTTTTGTGTTGAGGAGATACAAAttattatgacattattattatatatgacAAATTGAAGTGGGCACTGCTGAGGACTTTGGCCACGCCCATTTGCAGAAGCACTGAAATACGAAACTATTCAGAAGCTGAATTTTAAAAGTTTGATGAGTTTTCCAACATGACAAGGGCTTCAAGGTATCAGTTTTGGTTGCGTAATAATAAGACATGTTATACAGAATTGGATTCTCGAGCCATATAACTGTACAGTACAACTCTGTTTGACCTTGTAGTTATAATAGTAACCACCAGAGTGCGGTGTAGCTAAAATATGATCTACAGCGTTTGACCCGGATAACAAACAAACCCGTTCCTGTTACGCTGTAAACATGGCAGCATCAGGAGCGGCGGCGTCTCCAGGCAGGCTGGTTCAGTACGTCGTAGTCCGCTCGGACTTGGTCCACAAACTGTCCTGGCCTCTGGGAGCCGTGATAACTCAGGCATGCCACGCCGCTACCGCTGCCATCCACCTTCACTACGAAGACCCGGACACGCAGCAGTACCTGGCGGAGCTGGACTCAATGCATAAAGTAGTGCTGGGGGTAAGCGCCTCGCCAAACTCCATTCAAATATTGACACATTTACCGCCGGCATAATCGTCAATTTGCAGGGGTCATACATTAATAAAGTGCAACATGCCGTGGTAGGTTGCATTGATTTAACATTACATTTCTGCAGGAGCAATTACCAGCaattattttcagtttttaggGCACAGTAATAATGCGTGATGGTATgtttcataaatatatattagatACTGTAAAagagatttttaaaaaagaagtcTTGTGTGCAAAACTAATGCAATATGTTTAATATAGTAGGATAATATCAGTTGCTCCAgtatacaacaacaacatagtCTCTGTATGGAAATATACAAAGAGAATGAGTTTTATTGTGGTTTGTACTGTGATTTTTGTCGGGCGATTATCATACAGATTATATTATAGATACATTCTTGTACCCTGGTATAAAATGAGGTTGTTTCTCTGTTTCCAGGCTCCAGATGAGGCTGCCCTCTCTAGCTTATCAGAGAGTCTGATACAGGCTGGTGTGTTCCACAAGCTTTGGATTGAACAACCAGAGAACATCCCCACATGCTTGGCTCTAAAGCCATACCCCAAAGAAACTGTCCAGCCTCACATGCGCAAATTCAAACTCTTCaaatgactgctgctgctgctgccttagAGTCCACTGTCCACCGATGCCATGCAGTGCACAGTTTAAATAACAGAGGCA
Encoded here:
- the ptrhd1 gene encoding putative peptidyl-tRNA hydrolase PTRHD1, yielding MAASGAAASPGRLVQYVVVRSDLVHKLSWPLGAVITQACHAATAAIHLHYEDPDTQQYLAELDSMHKVVLGAPDEAALSSLSESLIQAGVFHKLWIEQPENIPTCLALKPYPKETVQPHMRKFKLFK